GACCCTCGCCTGCGGGTCCGGCGTCGCCCGGTCCTGGCTGAGCTGGGCCTGCCGGATCAGCTCGTTGTCGCCGATCGGGCCGCGGTCGCGGTTCTCCGCGCGCAGCTGGCCGACCACGAGGACGCCGACCACGACCGAGGCCGCGGCGGCCAGCAGCCAGGCCGCGGCCCAGCCCAGGACGGCACGACGGGTCACCCGCTGATCCTGGTGTCTGCACGGATAAGCGCTCGCTAAGGCCGCGCTAAGCCGCCCTCTGACGGCGCCGCCCGCGTACGTCGTCCGGCTAGGTTCACGGCGTGGTGCAGGTGCTGATCATCGAGGACGACGACCGGATCCGGCCGTTGCTGATGCGCTCCCTGGACCAGCGCGGGTACGCCGTCGACTCGGCCGTGAGCGGCATGGCCGGGCTCCAGCGGGCCGTCTCCACCCGCCCCGACCTGGTGATCCTCGACCTCGGCCTGCCCGACGTGGACGGCACCCAGGTGCTCTCGATGCTGCGGGCGGTCAGCGACGTCCCGGTCATCGTGGCCACCGCGCGCGACGACGACCCGTCCCTGGTGGGCTGCCTGGACGCCGGCGCCGACGACTACGTGGTGAAGCCGTACACCACGACCCAGCTCGAGGCCCGGATCCGCGCGGTGCTCAGACGCACGGCGGGCGGGCGGCAGCCCCGGCAGGCGCTGGTGGTCGGCGGGCTCGAGCTCGACGTGGCCGGCCGGCGCGCGG
This genomic window from Nocardioides anomalus contains:
- a CDS encoding response regulator transcription factor, which gives rise to MVQVLIIEDDDRIRPLLMRSLDQRGYAVDSAVSGMAGLQRAVSTRPDLVILDLGLPDVDGTQVLSMLRAVSDVPVIVATARDDDPSLVGCLDAGADDYVVKPYTTTQLEARIRAVLRRTAGGRQPRQALVVGGLELDVAGRRAVLDGRELELSPREFDLLRHLAERPGEVVTKKELLTEVWQQAWGGSDKTVDVHLSWLRRKLGESASEPRYLHTVRGVGVRLSAPEG